A single region of the Vicia villosa cultivar HV-30 ecotype Madison, WI linkage group LG4, Vvil1.0, whole genome shotgun sequence genome encodes:
- the LOC131598905 gene encoding probable glutathione S-transferase, whose product MADEVILLDFWPSPFGKRLKIALAEKGIKYEYKEEDLSNKSPLLLQMNPIHKKIPVLIHNGKSICESLIAVQYIDDVWNDKSPLLPSDPYQRSQARFWADFGDKKIYESGRNLWTKKGEELEAAKKEFIEVLKLMEQELGDKSYFGGEKLGYVDVALIPFYTWFKGYETLANINIEKECPKFVGWAKRCIKIESVSKSIPDQDKVYQFIVEMRKKMGIE is encoded by the exons ATGGCTGATGAAGTGATTCTTCTAGATTTCTGGCCAAGTCCATTTGGGAAGAGGCTCAAAATAGCCCTTGCTGAAAAGGGTATCAAGTATGAGTACAAAGAAGAAGACTTGAGCAACAAGAGTCCTTTGTTGTTACAAATGAACCCTATTCACAAGAAAATTCCTGTCCTCATTCATAATGGCAAATCCATTTGTGAATCTCTCATTGCTGTTCAgtatattgatgatgtttggaATGATAAATCTCCTTTGTTGCCTTCTGATCCTTACCAGAGATCACAAGCTAGATTCTGGGCTGATTTTGGTGACAAGaag ATCTATGAAAGTGGAAGGAACCTTTGGACCAAAAAGGGAGAAGAACTAGAAGCTGCAAAGAAGGAATTCATAGAAGTCCTCAAATTGATGGAGCAAGAGTTGGGAGACAAGAGttattttggaggagagaaactTGGTTATGTGGATGTTGCACTTATTCCATTCTACACTTGGTTTAAAGGCTATGAGACTTTAGCTAATATCAATATAGAGAAGGAGTGTCCCAAGTTTGTTGGTTGGGCTAAGAGATGTATCAAGATTGAGAGTGTTTCTAAGTCTATTCCTGATCAAGATAAGGTCTATCAGTTCATTGtggagatgaggaagaagatgggcATTGAGTAG